Proteins from a genomic interval of Beijerinckia indica subsp. indica ATCC 9039:
- a CDS encoding SDR family oxidoreductase — translation MSVTEKTALVFGGSRGIGAGAALRLAEDGFAVALTYVSRPDSAAEVVAQIEAKGGAALAIEADSADAQAISSAVAKAVEAFGTIDVVVVNAGIMRVGTIDVFRIEDLDQMLAVNIRGVFLAIQAAVSHMREGGRIITIGSNTAVRSSHPGTTVYAMTKAAVATMVKGIAIDLAPRRITVNNIQPGPTETDLTAAMIGRLAEAAPLKRVGQPSEIAALVSYLAGDEAGYMTGSSLTIDGGFAL, via the coding sequence ATGAGCGTGACTGAAAAAACAGCCCTAGTGTTCGGCGGATCGCGCGGCATCGGAGCCGGGGCTGCGCTGCGGCTGGCGGAGGATGGATTCGCCGTCGCCTTGACCTATGTTTCCCGCCCGGACAGTGCGGCCGAGGTGGTCGCGCAAATCGAGGCGAAGGGCGGCGCCGCGCTGGCGATCGAGGCCGATAGTGCCGACGCCCAGGCCATCTCCTCCGCCGTGGCCAAGGCTGTCGAGGCCTTCGGGACGATCGATGTCGTGGTCGTCAACGCCGGCATCATGCGGGTCGGCACGATCGATGTGTTCAGAATCGAGGATCTCGACCAGATGCTCGCTGTAAACATCCGCGGTGTTTTCCTGGCGATCCAGGCTGCCGTCTCGCACATGCGCGAGGGGGGGCGCATCATCACGATCGGCAGCAACACGGCGGTGCGGTCGAGCCACCCCGGAACGACCGTCTATGCGATGACCAAGGCGGCAGTCGCGACGATGGTTAAAGGCATTGCGATCGATCTGGCGCCGCGCAGGATCACCGTGAACAACATCCAGCCGGGGCCGACGGAAACCGACCTGACCGCTGCGATGATTGGCCGACTGGCGGAAGCGGCCCCGTTGAAGCGGGTCGGGCAACCCTCCGAAATCGCCGCCCTCGTCTCCTACCTTGCGGGAGATGAGGCGGGGTACATGACGGGCTCAAGCCTCACGATCGATGGCGGCTTCGCCCTGTGA
- the guaA gene encoding glutamine-hydrolyzing GMP synthase, translated as MMSQSDPRQENVNRHDKVLIVDFGSQVTQLIARRVREAGVYCEIAPFQSAERAFETLAPKAVILSGGPASVLDQGSPRVPDVIFSSKVPVLGICYGEQVMALQLGGKVAAGKTREFGRADVEILAESALFDNVWEKGQSYPVWMSHGDAVIDLPPGFVRAATSRQEAVAVMADEARHYYGVQFHLEVVHTPQGARLIENFVHKVAGLSRDWTMRAFRQEAIAAIQAKVGTGRVLCGLSGGVDSAVAALLIHEAIGDRLTCVFVDHGLLRHGEAEEIVSLFRGHYNIPLIHAQAQDLFLDALAGVSDPEEKRRIIGRLFIETFEAEAKTIASDGKGVPEFLGQGTLYPDVIESVSFTGGPSVTIKSHHNVGGLPERMNMKLVEPLRELFKDEVRELGRELGLPEAFVSRHPFPGPGLAIRCPGGVTREKLAILRQADAIYLDEIRKAGLYDKIWQAFAVLLPVQTVGVMGDGRTYEFVCALRAVTSVDGMTADFYSFEMDFLGRAATRIINEVQGINRVVYDVTSKPPGTIEWE; from the coding sequence ATGATGAGCCAATCCGATCCGCGCCAGGAGAATGTGAATCGCCATGACAAGGTGCTGATTGTCGATTTCGGCTCGCAGGTCACGCAATTGATCGCGCGGCGGGTCCGGGAGGCAGGGGTCTATTGCGAAATCGCGCCATTCCAATCGGCTGAGCGTGCCTTCGAGACCCTGGCGCCTAAGGCCGTGATCCTCTCCGGCGGTCCAGCTTCCGTGCTCGATCAAGGCTCCCCCCGTGTGCCGGATGTGATTTTCAGCTCGAAAGTGCCGGTGCTTGGCATTTGCTATGGCGAGCAGGTGATGGCACTGCAACTGGGCGGCAAGGTAGCCGCGGGCAAGACGCGTGAATTCGGCCGGGCGGATGTCGAAATTCTGGCCGAGAGTGCCTTGTTCGACAATGTCTGGGAAAAAGGCCAGAGCTATCCCGTCTGGATGAGCCATGGCGATGCTGTCATTGATCTGCCGCCAGGCTTTGTGCGGGCCGCAACCTCACGCCAGGAAGCCGTAGCCGTAATGGCCGACGAGGCGCGCCATTATTATGGCGTGCAGTTCCATCTTGAAGTCGTGCATACGCCGCAAGGTGCGCGGTTGATCGAGAATTTCGTGCATAAAGTGGCGGGTCTCAGCCGAGACTGGACCATGCGCGCCTTCCGGCAGGAGGCCATCGCTGCTATCCAGGCCAAAGTGGGCACGGGCCGTGTCCTCTGCGGTCTCTCCGGAGGAGTCGATTCCGCCGTCGCGGCTTTGCTGATCCATGAGGCAATAGGCGATCGCCTGACTTGTGTGTTCGTCGATCATGGTTTGTTACGCCATGGCGAGGCGGAGGAAATTGTCAGCCTGTTCCGTGGCCATTACAATATCCCTCTGATTCATGCGCAGGCGCAGGATCTGTTTCTCGATGCGCTTGCGGGGGTCAGTGATCCCGAAGAAAAGCGGCGCATCATCGGGCGTCTGTTCATCGAAACATTCGAGGCCGAAGCGAAGACCATTGCCTCCGATGGCAAGGGAGTTCCGGAATTTCTCGGCCAGGGAACATTGTATCCGGATGTGATCGAAAGTGTATCCTTCACGGGTGGTCCTTCCGTCACCATTAAATCCCATCATAATGTCGGCGGCCTCCCCGAGCGGATGAATATGAAGCTCGTCGAGCCCTTGCGGGAATTGTTCAAGGACGAAGTCCGCGAATTAGGCCGCGAACTCGGTCTGCCGGAAGCCTTCGTTAGCCGACATCCTTTCCCTGGTCCCGGCCTCGCGATCCGTTGTCCGGGAGGCGTCACAAGGGAGAAACTCGCCATCTTGCGGCAGGCCGATGCGATCTATCTCGATGAGATCAGAAAAGCGGGTCTCTATGACAAGATCTGGCAAGCTTTCGCTGTCTTGTTGCCGGTGCAGACGGTTGGTGTGATGGGGGATGGCCGCACTTACGAGTTTGTATGCGCCCTGCGTGCGGTGACATCGGTCGATGGCATGACTGCGGATTTCTATAGCTTTGAAATGGATTTTCTCGGTCGAGCGGCGACCAGGATTATCAATGAAGTGCAAGGAATTAATCGCGTTGTCTATGATGTAACGTCGAAACCGCCAGGCACGATCGAGTGGGAATGA
- a CDS encoding AlpA family phage regulatory protein produces MVPLADSTIYEMEQRGEFPRRFALSPRCIVWDLAEVKAWLIARRTAPIRRAQHPDVTKRKTRPIKGRDQAPSKV; encoded by the coding sequence ATGGTTCCGCTCGCGGACAGCACCATTTACGAGATGGAGCAAAGAGGCGAGTTCCCACGCCGGTTTGCGTTGTCTCCGCGATGCATCGTGTGGGATCTGGCCGAGGTCAAGGCTTGGTTGATCGCACGACGGACTGCACCGATCCGTCGTGCGCAACACCCCGATGTCACCAAGCGCAAAACCCGTCCAATCAAAGGGCGGGATCAAGCTCCATCAAAGGTATAG
- the radC gene encoding RadC family protein: MTKGPDSTSAPTEDQSEPRPHYHGHRERLRERFRKSGGESLADYELLELLLFRAMPRRDVKPIAKNLLARFGSFAEVIAARPERLMEIDGLGEAAITEFKIVEAAARRLAKSTIESRQSLSSFSAVIDYCRIAMGFLDREEFRILFLDRKNGLIADEVQGIGTVDHAPVYPREIIRRALELGACAIILVHNHPSGDPTPSKEDVQITQQIVALGKAMQISVHDHLIIGKQGHASLKSLQLI; the protein is encoded by the coding sequence ATGACCAAAGGCCCTGACTCGACTAGCGCGCCGACTGAGGATCAATCCGAGCCGCGCCCGCATTATCACGGCCATAGGGAGCGTCTGCGCGAGCGTTTTCGCAAAAGCGGCGGCGAGTCCTTGGCAGATTATGAATTGCTGGAACTTTTGCTGTTTCGCGCCATGCCCCGGCGTGATGTCAAACCCATCGCCAAAAATCTGCTCGCGCGCTTCGGCTCCTTCGCCGAAGTCATCGCGGCCCGGCCCGAGCGATTGATGGAGATCGACGGTCTCGGCGAAGCAGCGATCACCGAATTCAAGATCGTAGAGGCCGCGGCAAGACGGCTGGCGAAATCCACAATCGAGAGCCGCCAGAGCCTGTCGAGCTTTTCGGCCGTCATCGACTATTGCCGCATCGCCATGGGCTTCCTCGATCGCGAAGAGTTCCGCATTCTATTTCTCGACCGCAAGAATGGTCTGATCGCCGATGAGGTGCAGGGCATCGGCACTGTCGATCATGCGCCCGTCTATCCCCGCGAGATCATCCGTCGCGCGCTCGAACTCGGCGCTTGCGCGATCATCCTCGTGCATAATCACCCTTCAGGCGACCCCACGCCGTCCAAGGAGGATGTGCAGATCACGCAGCAAATCGTCGCGCTGGGGAAAGCCATGCAAATTAGCGTGCAT
- a CDS encoding FkbM family methyltransferase translates to MSNSKFHDNDLSHFGRYAPRGAVARLLDLTRNASGSWAGRKGAFFLRSMAMKAMKKGRPLDVEALGARMRLYPSHNHCESRLLFTPQYFDLPEREILRARMPEDVVFIDVGANIGGYSLFAAASAGLKARILAIEPRPDIFERLVYNIDQNSFATIKALACAIADRDGDMLLFVDSPEPVETTSRIGSVSRREQQITVPVKSLANLVTEEGLRRIDVLKLDVEGAENLILEPFFRDMPESLWPRFLFIEFAFEPMPGDSFSLVAGQGYRPLLKSHQKVIYERS, encoded by the coding sequence ATGTCCAATTCCAAATTCCACGACAATGATCTTTCCCATTTCGGCCGCTATGCGCCGCGGGGGGCTGTCGCGCGTCTGCTGGATCTGACCCGGAATGCCTCGGGCAGTTGGGCTGGTCGGAAAGGGGCCTTTTTTCTGCGTTCCATGGCCATGAAGGCGATGAAGAAGGGGCGCCCGCTCGACGTCGAGGCCTTGGGCGCACGAATGCGGCTCTACCCTTCTCATAATCATTGTGAAAGCCGCCTATTGTTCACGCCGCAATATTTCGATTTGCCTGAGCGGGAAATTTTGCGTGCAAGAATGCCGGAAGATGTCGTTTTCATCGATGTCGGCGCGAATATTGGGGGATATAGCCTGTTTGCCGCCGCTTCCGCGGGGCTGAAGGCGCGCATCCTCGCCATTGAGCCTCGCCCCGATATTTTCGAGCGACTCGTCTATAATATCGATCAGAATTCCTTTGCGACCATCAAGGCCTTGGCCTGCGCCATTGCAGATCGCGATGGGGATATGCTGTTGTTCGTCGATTCCCCTGAACCAGTGGAAACGACCTCGCGCATCGGCTCGGTGAGCCGGCGGGAACAACAGATCACTGTCCCGGTCAAAAGTCTTGCCAATTTGGTTACGGAAGAAGGGTTGCGGCGGATCGATGTCTTGAAACTTGATGTCGAGGGGGCGGAAAACCTGATTCTCGAACCCTTTTTTCGGGACATGCCGGAAAGTCTCTGGCCACGGTTTCTATTTATTGAATTTGCGTTCGAACCCATGCCGGGGGATTCCTTCAGCCTCGTCGCCGGGCAAGGCTATCGGCCTTTGCTGAAATCGCATCAGAAAGTGATCTACGAGCGAAGCTGA
- the map gene encoding type I methionyl aminopeptidase, giving the protein MTFIDAVEGAGRKTGHIKLHGAEAFEGMRKAGRLAAEALDSMTDFVHPGMTTDAIDKFVFDFAMANDAYPAPLDYRGYRKSVCTSINHVVCHGIPDHKGLREGDIINIDVTFIKDGWHGDSSRMYYVGEVSRRAQRLVETTYEALMRGINVVRPGATTGDIGAAIQEFAEAERCSVVRDFCGHGLGRLFHDEPNILHYGRPGEGIVLKAGMFFTIEPMINLGRPHVKILADGWTAVTRDRSLSAQFEHSIGVTETGCEIFTLSPKGLHHPPFPPSGA; this is encoded by the coding sequence ATGACTTTCATTGATGCCGTGGAAGGAGCAGGCCGCAAGACCGGCCATATCAAATTGCATGGGGCCGAGGCTTTCGAGGGCATGCGCAAGGCCGGACGCCTCGCGGCGGAGGCGCTCGATAGCATGACTGATTTCGTGCATCCCGGCATGACCACGGACGCCATCGATAAATTCGTCTTCGATTTCGCCATGGCGAATGACGCCTATCCGGCACCGCTCGATTATCGCGGTTATCGCAAATCGGTCTGCACCTCCATCAACCATGTTGTTTGCCACGGCATTCCGGATCACAAGGGCCTGCGCGAAGGCGATATCATCAATATTGATGTCACCTTCATCAAAGACGGCTGGCATGGCGATTCGAGCCGAATGTATTATGTCGGTGAGGTTTCACGCCGCGCCCAACGGCTGGTCGAGACCACTTACGAAGCGCTGATGCGCGGCATCAATGTCGTGCGCCCGGGTGCCACCACCGGCGATATCGGCGCAGCGATTCAGGAATTCGCCGAGGCCGAGCGCTGTTCGGTGGTACGCGATTTCTGCGGTCACGGCCTTGGCCGCCTGTTCCACGACGAGCCGAACATTCTCCATTATGGTCGGCCTGGCGAGGGAATCGTCTTGAAAGCCGGCATGTTTTTCACCATCGAGCCGATGATCAATCTCGGCCGGCCACATGTGAAAATCCTCGCCGATGGATGGACCGCCGTCACCCGCGACCGATCCCTCTCCGCGCAATTCGAACATTCTATTGGCGTCACCGAAACCGGCTGCGAAATTTTCACTCTTTCGCCGAAGGGCCTGCATCATCCACCCTTTCCACCCAGCGGCGCATGA
- a CDS encoding TetR/AcrR family transcriptional regulator, whose translation MARPREFDRDAALDRAIGVFWGKGYAATSTEELVEAMGIGRQSLYNAFGDKRHLFLEALGVYHRRTIAAHLQRLSEPVSPVEGILNLLIGLIPDDDNQRSMGCMGIGTVSEFGASDPDICALGARALPPLTTRLAARIREGQALGELDPHLDPDEAAGFVHLQMTGIQLGARGGVDADALRAMVRFAVDRLRAS comes from the coding sequence ATGGCCAGACCTCGGGAATTCGATCGCGATGCCGCCCTGGACCGAGCTATTGGTGTGTTCTGGGGCAAGGGCTATGCCGCTACCTCCACCGAAGAACTCGTGGAGGCGATGGGGATCGGGCGCCAAAGCCTTTACAACGCCTTCGGGGACAAGCGGCATCTCTTTCTCGAAGCGCTTGGAGTCTATCACCGTCGGACCATCGCCGCACACTTACAGCGCTTGAGCGAACCCGTCTCCCCTGTGGAGGGCATTCTCAATCTGTTGATCGGTCTCATCCCGGACGATGACAACCAGCGCTCAATGGGATGCATGGGCATCGGCACGGTTAGCGAATTTGGCGCCTCCGACCCCGATATCTGCGCTCTCGGCGCAAGGGCACTGCCGCCCCTGACGACCCGCCTTGCTGCGCGGATCCGGGAAGGCCAGGCGCTCGGGGAGCTGGACCCGCATCTCGACCCCGATGAGGCTGCGGGCTTCGTTCACCTCCAGATGACCGGAATCCAGCTCGGCGCTCGGGGCGGTGTTGACGCGGATGCGCTTCGGGCAATGGTGCGGTTCGCCGTCGATCGGCTTCGGGCAAGCTAG